In Panicum virgatum strain AP13 chromosome 4N, P.virgatum_v5, whole genome shotgun sequence, a single window of DNA contains:
- the LOC120669900 gene encoding translation factor GUF1 homolog, mitochondrial-like isoform X4 produces MAGAAAIQRSARRIARYAAAAPSLSRSALQQPGRLLSSQASPEHGPRGAVSGSELALYPPERVRNFSIIAHVDHGKSTLADRLLELTGTIQKGHGQPQYLDKLQVERERGITVKAQTATMFYRYTTASQDSDAPRYLLNLIDTPGHVDFSYEVSRSLAACQGALLVVDAAQGVQAQTIANFYLAFESNLSIIPVINKIDQPTADPDNVKDQLKRLFDIDPSEALLTSAKTGKGLEHVLPAVIERIPSPPGKCDSPVRMLLLDSYYDEYKGVICHVAVVDGALCKGDKIASAATGRAYEVLDVGIMHPELTPTGVLYTGQVGYVISGMRSTKEARIGDTLHQAKSTVEPLPGFKPAKHMVFSGLYPADGSDFEALSYAIEKLTCNDASVSVTKETSNALGMGFRCGFLGLLHMDVFHQRLEQEYGAQVISTIPTVPYIFEYGDGSKVQVENPAALASNPGKRVVACWEPTVIATIIIPSEYVGPVIMLCSERRGEQLEYTFIDAQRALLKYRLPLKEIIVDFYNELKGITSGYATFDYEDSEYQQSDLVKMDILLNGKPVDAMATIVHNQKAQRVGRELVEKLKKFIERQMFEITIQAAIGSKVIARET; encoded by the exons atggccggcgccgccgcgatcCAGCGATCCGCTCGCCGGATCGCGCGgtatgccgccgccgctccctccctGTCCCGGAGCGCGCTCCAGCAGCCCGGGCGGCTCCTCTCGTCGCAGGCGTCGCCGGAGCACGGGCCCCGCGGCGCGGTGTCCGGGTCCGAGCTGGCTCTGTACCCGCCGGAGCGGGTCCGGAACTTCTCGATCATCGCGCATGTCGACCACGGAAAGTCGACGCTCGCGGACCGGCTGCTGGAGCTCACCGGCACCATCCAGAAGGGCCATGGCCAGCCCCAGTACCTCGACAAGTTGCAA GTTGAGAGAGAAAGGGGAATTACAGTCAAAGCACAAACGGCAACTATGTTCTATAGGTACACTACTGCATCCCAGGACTCGGATGCGCCAAGATATTTGCTTAATTTGATCGATACACCGGGCCATGTGGATTTCAGCTATGAGGTATCCAGGTCCCTTGCAGCTTGCCAGGGTGCTCTTTTAGTGGTTGATGCAGCACAAGGTGTACAAGCTCAAACAATTGCCAATTTTTACCTTGCATTTGAGTCAAATTTGAGCATCATTCCTGTGATTAACAAGATTGATCAGCCAACTGCTGATCCAGATAATGTAAAGGATCAATTGAAGCGGTTATTTGACATTGATCCAAGTGAAGCTCTGCTCACTTCTGCAAAGACTGGTAAAGGCCTTGAACATGTATTACCTGCTGTTATTGAACGCATACCTTCTCCACCTGGGAAATGTGATTCTCCTGTACGGATGTTGCTTCTGGATTCCTACTATGATGAATACAAAGGAGTGATTTGCCATGTTGCTGTTGTTGATGGTGCTCTGTGTAAAGGTGATAAGATTGCGTCAGCTGCAACTGGCCGTGCATATGAAGTTCTGGATGTTGGCATTATGCACCCTGAGCTTACACCTACTGGAGTGCTCTACACTGGACAAGTTGGGTATGTTATTAGTGGAATGCGCTCAACTAAAGAAGCACGCATTGGTGATACCCTTCACCAGGCAAAAAGCACTGTTGAGCCACTTCCTG GTTTCAAGCCTGCGAAACACATGGTCTTCTCTGGTCTCTATCCTGCTGATGGTTCTGACTTCGAAGCTCTTAGCTATGCGATTGAAAAACTAACATGTAATGATGCAAGTGTCTCTGTTACAAAAGAGACAAGCAATGCACTTGGCATGGGATTCAG ATGTGGGTTCCTAGGATTGCTGCACATGGATGTATTCCATCAACGGCTTGAGCAA GAATATGGAGCTCAAGTCATATCGACCATACCAACCGTACCTTATATTTTTGAATATGGTGATGGAAG CAAGGTACAAGTTGAGAACCCGGCTGCTTTGGCTTCGAATCCTGGAAAGCGTGTGGTAGCCTGTTGGGAGCCCACAGTTATTGCAACAATCATTATCCCTAGTGA GTATGTTGGGCCTGTCATTATGCTTTGCTCAGAAAGGAGGGGCGAACAGCTAGAATATACATTTATTGATGC CCAAAGGGCTCTGTTGAAGTACCGACTACCATTGAAGGAGATAATTGTCGACTTCTACAATGAGTTGAAAGGCATCACCTCTGGCTATGCTACTTTTGACTATGAAGATTCAGA ATACCAACAATCTGATCTAGTGAAGATGGACATCCTTCTCAATGGCAAACCTGTCGATGCTATGGCAACTATAGTGCATAATCAGAAGGCTCAGAGGGTTGGAAGGGAATTAGTGGAGAAGCTCAAGAAATTTATAGAAAG GCAAATGTTTGAGATCACCATACAAGCAGCAATTGGTTCAAAGGTTATCGCAAGGGAAACGTAA
- the LOC120670517 gene encoding pectate lyase-like has protein sequence MAGLIIRSPLPVALFCVLATTAVAAAAAAASNVTSDEEYWAARAEAARASIRAAYVSDPVAAMNRFNAETLRATSRRSLARYRGPCMATNPIDRCWRCRADWAADRRRLARCARGFGHRTAGGAGGKIYVVTDASDDEMVVPRKGTLRYGAIQDRPLWIVFARDMVVRLRQELIVNRNKTIDGRGAQVHIVGAQITVQSVEHVIIHGVHIHHAAPHSGGTIRDSKRHHGLRSRSDGDGISVLSSSNVWIDHVSMYRCADGLVDVVNGSTGITVSNSHFTKHDHVMLFGASNDNPQDAAMQVTVAFNHFGKGLVQRMPRCRYGFFHVVNNDYTHWQMYAIGGNKNPTIISQGNRFIAPDDPNAKEVTKREYTPYAEYKDWVWKSQGDVMMNGAFFNESGGQNERKYDRLDFIPAKHGSYVGQLTRFAGALTCRVGQPC, from the coding sequence ATGGCGGGGTTAATAATAAGGAGCCCCCTGCCCGTTGCTCTCTTCTGCGTCCTCGCCACCAcggccgtcgcggcggcggcggcggcggcgagcaatgTCACCTCCGACGAGGAGTActgggcggcgcgcgcggaggcggcccgCGCCAGCATCCGCGCCGCCTACGTCAGCGACCCCGTCGCCGCCATGAACCGCTTCAACGCGGAGACGCTCCGGGCCACGTCGCGGCGGTCGCTGGCGCGGTACCGGGGCCCGTGCATGGCGACCAACCCCATCGACCGCTGCTGGCGGTGCCGCGCCGACTGggcggcggaccggcggcggctggcgcggTGCGCGCGCGGGTTCGGGCACcgcaccgccggcggcgcgggcgggaaGATCTACGTGGTGACGGACGCGAGCGACGACGAGATGGTGGTCCCGCGCAAGGGCACGCTCCGGTACGGCGCGATCCAGGACCGGCCGCTGTGGATCGTGTTCGCGCGCGACATGGTGGTGCGGCTCCGGCAGGAGCTGATCGTGAACCGCAACAAGACCAtcgacggccgcggcgcgcaGGTGCACATCGTCGGCGCGCAGATCACGGTGCAGAGCGTGGAGCACGTGATCATCCACGGCGTCCACATCCACCACGCGGCGCCGCACTCGGGCGGGACGATCCGCGACTCGAAGCGCCACCACGGGCTGCGGTCCCggagcgacggcgacggcatCTCCGTGCTCTCGTCCAGCAACGTCTGGATCGACCACGTGTCCATGTACCGGTGCGCCGACGGGCTCGTCGACGTGGTGAACGGGTCCACGGGGATCACCGTCTCCAACAGCCACTTCACCAAGCACGACCACGTGATGCTGTTCGGCGCCAGCAACGACAACCCGCAGGACGCGGCGATGCAGGTCACCGTCGCCTTCAACCACTTCGGCAAGGGGCTCGTGCAGCGGATGCCGCGGTGCCGCTACGGCTTCTTCCACGTGGTGAACAACGACTACACGCACTGGCAGATGTACGCCATCGGCGGGAACAAGAACCCCACCATCATCAGCCAGGGCAACCGGTTCATCGCCCCCGACGACCCCAACGCCAAGGAGGTGACCAAGAGGGAGTACACGCCCTACGCCGAGTACAAGGACTGGGTGTGGAAGTCGCAGGGGGACGTCATGATGAACGGGGCCTTCTTCAACGAGTCCGGCGGCCAGAACGAGCGCAAGTACGACCGCCTCGACTTCATCCCGGCCAAGCACGGGAGCTACGTCGGCCAGCTCACCAGGTTCGCCGGCGCGCTCACGTGCCGCGTCGGCCAGCCGTGCTAG
- the LOC120669900 gene encoding translation factor GUF1 homolog, mitochondrial-like isoform X1: MAGAAAIQRSARRIARYAAAAPSLSRSALQQPGRLLSSQASPEHGPRGAVSGSELALYPPERVRNFSIIAHVDHGKSTLADRLLELTGTIQKGHGQPQYLDKLQVERERGITVKAQTATMFYRYTTASQDSDAPRYLLNLIDTPGHVDFSYEVSRSLAACQGALLVVDAAQGVQAQTIANFYLAFESNLSIIPVINKIDQPTADPDNVKDQLKRLFDIDPSEALLTSAKTGKGLEHVLPAVIERIPSPPGKCDSPVRMLLLDSYYDEYKGVICHVAVVDGALCKGDKIASAATGRAYEVLDVGIMHPELTPTGVLYTGQVGYVISGMRSTKEARIGDTLHQAKSTVEPLPGFKPAKHMVFSGLYPADGSDFEALSYAIEKLTCNDASVSVTKETSNALGMGFRCGFLGLLHMDVFHQRLEQEYGAQVISTIPTVPYIFEYGDGSKVQVENPAALASNPGKRVVACWEPTVIATIIIPSEYVGPVIMLCSERRGEQLEYTFIDAQRALLKYRLPLKEIIVDFYNELKGITSGYATFDYEDSEYQQSDLVKMDILLNGKPVDAMATIVHNQKAQRVGRELVEKLKKFIERQMFEITIQAAIGSKVIARETLSAMRKNVLAKCYGGDITRKKKLLEKQKEGKKRMKRVGSVDIPQEAFHELLKVSNSK; encoded by the exons atggccggcgccgccgcgatcCAGCGATCCGCTCGCCGGATCGCGCGgtatgccgccgccgctccctccctGTCCCGGAGCGCGCTCCAGCAGCCCGGGCGGCTCCTCTCGTCGCAGGCGTCGCCGGAGCACGGGCCCCGCGGCGCGGTGTCCGGGTCCGAGCTGGCTCTGTACCCGCCGGAGCGGGTCCGGAACTTCTCGATCATCGCGCATGTCGACCACGGAAAGTCGACGCTCGCGGACCGGCTGCTGGAGCTCACCGGCACCATCCAGAAGGGCCATGGCCAGCCCCAGTACCTCGACAAGTTGCAA GTTGAGAGAGAAAGGGGAATTACAGTCAAAGCACAAACGGCAACTATGTTCTATAGGTACACTACTGCATCCCAGGACTCGGATGCGCCAAGATATTTGCTTAATTTGATCGATACACCGGGCCATGTGGATTTCAGCTATGAGGTATCCAGGTCCCTTGCAGCTTGCCAGGGTGCTCTTTTAGTGGTTGATGCAGCACAAGGTGTACAAGCTCAAACAATTGCCAATTTTTACCTTGCATTTGAGTCAAATTTGAGCATCATTCCTGTGATTAACAAGATTGATCAGCCAACTGCTGATCCAGATAATGTAAAGGATCAATTGAAGCGGTTATTTGACATTGATCCAAGTGAAGCTCTGCTCACTTCTGCAAAGACTGGTAAAGGCCTTGAACATGTATTACCTGCTGTTATTGAACGCATACCTTCTCCACCTGGGAAATGTGATTCTCCTGTACGGATGTTGCTTCTGGATTCCTACTATGATGAATACAAAGGAGTGATTTGCCATGTTGCTGTTGTTGATGGTGCTCTGTGTAAAGGTGATAAGATTGCGTCAGCTGCAACTGGCCGTGCATATGAAGTTCTGGATGTTGGCATTATGCACCCTGAGCTTACACCTACTGGAGTGCTCTACACTGGACAAGTTGGGTATGTTATTAGTGGAATGCGCTCAACTAAAGAAGCACGCATTGGTGATACCCTTCACCAGGCAAAAAGCACTGTTGAGCCACTTCCTG GTTTCAAGCCTGCGAAACACATGGTCTTCTCTGGTCTCTATCCTGCTGATGGTTCTGACTTCGAAGCTCTTAGCTATGCGATTGAAAAACTAACATGTAATGATGCAAGTGTCTCTGTTACAAAAGAGACAAGCAATGCACTTGGCATGGGATTCAG ATGTGGGTTCCTAGGATTGCTGCACATGGATGTATTCCATCAACGGCTTGAGCAA GAATATGGAGCTCAAGTCATATCGACCATACCAACCGTACCTTATATTTTTGAATATGGTGATGGAAG CAAGGTACAAGTTGAGAACCCGGCTGCTTTGGCTTCGAATCCTGGAAAGCGTGTGGTAGCCTGTTGGGAGCCCACAGTTATTGCAACAATCATTATCCCTAGTGA GTATGTTGGGCCTGTCATTATGCTTTGCTCAGAAAGGAGGGGCGAACAGCTAGAATATACATTTATTGATGC CCAAAGGGCTCTGTTGAAGTACCGACTACCATTGAAGGAGATAATTGTCGACTTCTACAATGAGTTGAAAGGCATCACCTCTGGCTATGCTACTTTTGACTATGAAGATTCAGA ATACCAACAATCTGATCTAGTGAAGATGGACATCCTTCTCAATGGCAAACCTGTCGATGCTATGGCAACTATAGTGCATAATCAGAAGGCTCAGAGGGTTGGAAGGGAATTAGTGGAGAAGCTCAAGAAATTTATAGAAAG GCAAATGTTTGAGATCACCATACAAGCAGCAATTGGTTCAAAGGTTATCGCAAGGGAAAC CCTGTCAGCAATGAGGAAGAATGTTCTGGCCAAGTGCTATGGCGGTGACATTACTAGGAAAAAGAAGTTGCTAGAGAAGCAAAAGGAAGGCAAGAAGCGCATGAAACGCGTGGGTTCTGTTGACATTCCTCAGGAAGCATTCCATGAGCTACTGAAAGTCTCCAACTCAAAATAG
- the LOC120670454 gene encoding E3 ubiquitin-protein ligase Os06g0535400-like: MEGGGQFLDQQPDQDDIDRELVMFAVRSFAHGGFHSPAAAAAPAAMSTEYYYALGLAGGQASSVRAADHRPFPVQDGAAPAAWSRVAPCGHRFHAACVEKWLRVKPSCPVCRRPAAPSPPAAVPGAMN; the protein is encoded by the exons ATGGAGGGCGGTGGACAATTCCTCGACCAGCAACCGGACCAAGATGACATCGACAGGGAGCTCGTAATGTTCGCGGTCCGCAGCTTCGCGCACGGCGGCTTCcactcgcccgccgccgcggccgccccggcGGCCATGTCCACGGAGTACTACTACGCCTTGGGCCTTGCCGGCGGGCAAGCGTCGTCCGTCAGGGCCGCGGACCACCGCCCCTTCCCCgtccag gacggggcggcgccggccgcgtgGAGCCGGGTGGCGCCGTGCGGGCACCGGTTCCACGCCGCGTGCGTGGAGAAGTGGCTGCGGGTGAAGCCCAGCTGCCCCGTgtgccgccgccctgccgctccctctcctccggccgcggtgCCAGGAGCAATGAACTAG
- the LOC120670154 gene encoding BTB/POZ and MATH domain-containing protein 1-like, translated as MASEHHLFEIPANQLQRNFAFATSWTSRIGGSDWQCDFRTSDTVSFSLVLPAGGNIHSEPLNARLKFSLLDREGRPVPSRTRAISFRNWSTDRRWERACADFITMEDLERPEYLKDGRFRVRCDIALAPPSAPAKAADAFVTVPPSDLHRHLGDLLACEEGADVTFQVAGGETFSAHRAVLAARSPVFRAQLFGQMKESKQTAAAGGGAIEIGDMEAPVFRALLSYIYTGSLPEADEEQDQDKDDDGAMVRYQHLLADADRYGLERMKLICQEKLCNHVHASSVAGMLALADRHHCPGLKLRRRASISSRLLEYQP; from the coding sequence ATGGCGAGTGAGCACCACCTGTTCGAGATTCCGGCCAACCAGCTCCAGAGGAACTTCGCGTTTGCCACTTCATGGACTTCCCGCATAGGAGGCTCTGACTGGCAATGTGACTTCCGCACTAGTGATACGGTGTCCTTCAGCCTCGTTCTTCCTGCCGGCGGCAACATTCACTCTGAGCCCCTTAACGCACGGCTGAAGTTTAGCCTTCTCGACCGGGAAGGCCGGCCGGTGCCTTCCAGGACTCGAGCCATCTCGTTCCGGAACTGGTCAACCGACCGGAGGTGGGAGCGGGCCTGCGCCGACTTCATCACCATGGAGGACCTGGAGCGACCCGAGTACCTCAAGGACGGTCGCTTCAGAGTCAGGTGCGACATCGCTCTcgcgccgccctccgcgccgGCGAAGGCCGCCGACGCGTTCGTCACGGTGCCCCCGTCTGACCTCCACCGGCATCTGGGGGATCTGCTGGCGTGCGAGGAGGGCGCGGACGTGACCTTCCAGGTCGCCGGAGGCGAGACGTTCTCGGCGCACCGGGCCGTGCTCGCGGCACGGTCCCCGGTGTTCAGAGCGCAGCTCTTCGGCCAAATGAAGGAGAGCAAGCAGACCGCagccgcaggcggcggcgccatagAAATCGGCGACATGGAGGCACCGGTGTTCCGCGCTCTGCTTAGCTACATCTACACCGGCTCCCTGCCGGAGGCCGACGAGGAGCAAGACCAGGACAAGGACGACGACGGAGCGATGGTGCGGTACCAGCATCTGCTTGCCGACGCTGACAGGTACGGCCTCGAGAGGATGAAGCTCATCTGCCAAGAGAAGCTGTGCAACCACGTGCACGCAAGCTCCGTCGCCGGGATGCTGGCTTTAGCTGACCGACACCATTGCCCTGGGCTCAAGCTAAGGAGGCGTGCTTCGATTTCCTCTCGTCTCCTCGAGTACCAACCTTGA
- the LOC120669900 gene encoding translation factor GUF1 homolog, mitochondrial-like isoform X3, with protein sequence MAGAAAIQRSARRIARYAAAAPSLSRSALQQPGRLLSSQASPEHGPRGAVSGSELALYPPERVRNFSIIAHVDHGKSTLADRLLELTGTIQKGHGQPQYLDKLQVERERGITVKAQTATMFYRYTTASQDSDAPRYLLNLIDTPGHVDFSYEVSRSLAACQGALLVVDAAQGVQAQTIANFYLAFESNLSIIPVINKIDQPTADPDNVKDQLKRLFDIDPSEALLTSAKTGDKIASAATGRAYEVLDVGIMHPELTPTGVLYTGQVGYVISGMRSTKEARIGDTLHQAKSTVEPLPGFKPAKHMVFSGLYPADGSDFEALSYAIEKLTCNDASVSVTKETSNALGMGFRCGFLGLLHMDVFHQRLEQEYGAQVISTIPTVPYIFEYGDGSKVQVENPAALASNPGKRVVACWEPTVIATIIIPSEYVGPVIMLCSERRGEQLEYTFIDAQRALLKYRLPLKEIIVDFYNELKGITSGYATFDYEDSEYQQSDLVKMDILLNGKPVDAMATIVHNQKAQRVGRELVEKLKKFIERQMFEITIQAAIGSKVIARETLSAMRKNVLAKCYGGDITRKKKLLEKQKEGKKRMKRVGSVDIPQEAFHELLKVSNSK encoded by the exons atggccggcgccgccgcgatcCAGCGATCCGCTCGCCGGATCGCGCGgtatgccgccgccgctccctccctGTCCCGGAGCGCGCTCCAGCAGCCCGGGCGGCTCCTCTCGTCGCAGGCGTCGCCGGAGCACGGGCCCCGCGGCGCGGTGTCCGGGTCCGAGCTGGCTCTGTACCCGCCGGAGCGGGTCCGGAACTTCTCGATCATCGCGCATGTCGACCACGGAAAGTCGACGCTCGCGGACCGGCTGCTGGAGCTCACCGGCACCATCCAGAAGGGCCATGGCCAGCCCCAGTACCTCGACAAGTTGCAA GTTGAGAGAGAAAGGGGAATTACAGTCAAAGCACAAACGGCAACTATGTTCTATAGGTACACTACTGCATCCCAGGACTCGGATGCGCCAAGATATTTGCTTAATTTGATCGATACACCGGGCCATGTGGATTTCAGCTATGAGGTATCCAGGTCCCTTGCAGCTTGCCAGGGTGCTCTTTTAGTGGTTGATGCAGCACAAGGTGTACAAGCTCAAACAATTGCCAATTTTTACCTTGCATTTGAGTCAAATTTGAGCATCATTCCTGTGATTAACAAGATTGATCAGCCAACTGCTGATCCAGATAATGTAAAGGATCAATTGAAGCGGTTATTTGACATTGATCCAAGTGAAGCTCTGCTCACTTCTGCAAAGACTG GTGATAAGATTGCGTCAGCTGCAACTGGCCGTGCATATGAAGTTCTGGATGTTGGCATTATGCACCCTGAGCTTACACCTACTGGAGTGCTCTACACTGGACAAGTTGGGTATGTTATTAGTGGAATGCGCTCAACTAAAGAAGCACGCATTGGTGATACCCTTCACCAGGCAAAAAGCACTGTTGAGCCACTTCCTG GTTTCAAGCCTGCGAAACACATGGTCTTCTCTGGTCTCTATCCTGCTGATGGTTCTGACTTCGAAGCTCTTAGCTATGCGATTGAAAAACTAACATGTAATGATGCAAGTGTCTCTGTTACAAAAGAGACAAGCAATGCACTTGGCATGGGATTCAG ATGTGGGTTCCTAGGATTGCTGCACATGGATGTATTCCATCAACGGCTTGAGCAA GAATATGGAGCTCAAGTCATATCGACCATACCAACCGTACCTTATATTTTTGAATATGGTGATGGAAG CAAGGTACAAGTTGAGAACCCGGCTGCTTTGGCTTCGAATCCTGGAAAGCGTGTGGTAGCCTGTTGGGAGCCCACAGTTATTGCAACAATCATTATCCCTAGTGA GTATGTTGGGCCTGTCATTATGCTTTGCTCAGAAAGGAGGGGCGAACAGCTAGAATATACATTTATTGATGC CCAAAGGGCTCTGTTGAAGTACCGACTACCATTGAAGGAGATAATTGTCGACTTCTACAATGAGTTGAAAGGCATCACCTCTGGCTATGCTACTTTTGACTATGAAGATTCAGA ATACCAACAATCTGATCTAGTGAAGATGGACATCCTTCTCAATGGCAAACCTGTCGATGCTATGGCAACTATAGTGCATAATCAGAAGGCTCAGAGGGTTGGAAGGGAATTAGTGGAGAAGCTCAAGAAATTTATAGAAAG GCAAATGTTTGAGATCACCATACAAGCAGCAATTGGTTCAAAGGTTATCGCAAGGGAAAC CCTGTCAGCAATGAGGAAGAATGTTCTGGCCAAGTGCTATGGCGGTGACATTACTAGGAAAAAGAAGTTGCTAGAGAAGCAAAAGGAAGGCAAGAAGCGCATGAAACGCGTGGGTTCTGTTGACATTCCTCAGGAAGCATTCCATGAGCTACTGAAAGTCTCCAACTCAAAATAG
- the LOC120669900 gene encoding translation factor GUF1 homolog, mitochondrial-like isoform X2 has protein sequence MAGAAAIQRSARRIARYAAAAPSLSRSALQQPGRLLSSQASPEHGPRGAVSGSELALYPPERVRNFSIIAHVDHGKSTLADRLLELTGTIQKGHGQPQYLDKLQVERERGITVKAQTATMFYSYEVSRSLAACQGALLVVDAAQGVQAQTIANFYLAFESNLSIIPVINKIDQPTADPDNVKDQLKRLFDIDPSEALLTSAKTGKGLEHVLPAVIERIPSPPGKCDSPVRMLLLDSYYDEYKGVICHVAVVDGALCKGDKIASAATGRAYEVLDVGIMHPELTPTGVLYTGQVGYVISGMRSTKEARIGDTLHQAKSTVEPLPGFKPAKHMVFSGLYPADGSDFEALSYAIEKLTCNDASVSVTKETSNALGMGFRCGFLGLLHMDVFHQRLEQEYGAQVISTIPTVPYIFEYGDGSKVQVENPAALASNPGKRVVACWEPTVIATIIIPSEYVGPVIMLCSERRGEQLEYTFIDAQRALLKYRLPLKEIIVDFYNELKGITSGYATFDYEDSEYQQSDLVKMDILLNGKPVDAMATIVHNQKAQRVGRELVEKLKKFIERQMFEITIQAAIGSKVIARETLSAMRKNVLAKCYGGDITRKKKLLEKQKEGKKRMKRVGSVDIPQEAFHELLKVSNSK, from the exons atggccggcgccgccgcgatcCAGCGATCCGCTCGCCGGATCGCGCGgtatgccgccgccgctccctccctGTCCCGGAGCGCGCTCCAGCAGCCCGGGCGGCTCCTCTCGTCGCAGGCGTCGCCGGAGCACGGGCCCCGCGGCGCGGTGTCCGGGTCCGAGCTGGCTCTGTACCCGCCGGAGCGGGTCCGGAACTTCTCGATCATCGCGCATGTCGACCACGGAAAGTCGACGCTCGCGGACCGGCTGCTGGAGCTCACCGGCACCATCCAGAAGGGCCATGGCCAGCCCCAGTACCTCGACAAGTTGCAA GTTGAGAGAGAAAGGGGAATTACAGTCAAAGCACAAACGGCAACTATGTTCTATAG CTATGAGGTATCCAGGTCCCTTGCAGCTTGCCAGGGTGCTCTTTTAGTGGTTGATGCAGCACAAGGTGTACAAGCTCAAACAATTGCCAATTTTTACCTTGCATTTGAGTCAAATTTGAGCATCATTCCTGTGATTAACAAGATTGATCAGCCAACTGCTGATCCAGATAATGTAAAGGATCAATTGAAGCGGTTATTTGACATTGATCCAAGTGAAGCTCTGCTCACTTCTGCAAAGACTGGTAAAGGCCTTGAACATGTATTACCTGCTGTTATTGAACGCATACCTTCTCCACCTGGGAAATGTGATTCTCCTGTACGGATGTTGCTTCTGGATTCCTACTATGATGAATACAAAGGAGTGATTTGCCATGTTGCTGTTGTTGATGGTGCTCTGTGTAAAGGTGATAAGATTGCGTCAGCTGCAACTGGCCGTGCATATGAAGTTCTGGATGTTGGCATTATGCACCCTGAGCTTACACCTACTGGAGTGCTCTACACTGGACAAGTTGGGTATGTTATTAGTGGAATGCGCTCAACTAAAGAAGCACGCATTGGTGATACCCTTCACCAGGCAAAAAGCACTGTTGAGCCACTTCCTG GTTTCAAGCCTGCGAAACACATGGTCTTCTCTGGTCTCTATCCTGCTGATGGTTCTGACTTCGAAGCTCTTAGCTATGCGATTGAAAAACTAACATGTAATGATGCAAGTGTCTCTGTTACAAAAGAGACAAGCAATGCACTTGGCATGGGATTCAG ATGTGGGTTCCTAGGATTGCTGCACATGGATGTATTCCATCAACGGCTTGAGCAA GAATATGGAGCTCAAGTCATATCGACCATACCAACCGTACCTTATATTTTTGAATATGGTGATGGAAG CAAGGTACAAGTTGAGAACCCGGCTGCTTTGGCTTCGAATCCTGGAAAGCGTGTGGTAGCCTGTTGGGAGCCCACAGTTATTGCAACAATCATTATCCCTAGTGA GTATGTTGGGCCTGTCATTATGCTTTGCTCAGAAAGGAGGGGCGAACAGCTAGAATATACATTTATTGATGC CCAAAGGGCTCTGTTGAAGTACCGACTACCATTGAAGGAGATAATTGTCGACTTCTACAATGAGTTGAAAGGCATCACCTCTGGCTATGCTACTTTTGACTATGAAGATTCAGA ATACCAACAATCTGATCTAGTGAAGATGGACATCCTTCTCAATGGCAAACCTGTCGATGCTATGGCAACTATAGTGCATAATCAGAAGGCTCAGAGGGTTGGAAGGGAATTAGTGGAGAAGCTCAAGAAATTTATAGAAAG GCAAATGTTTGAGATCACCATACAAGCAGCAATTGGTTCAAAGGTTATCGCAAGGGAAAC CCTGTCAGCAATGAGGAAGAATGTTCTGGCCAAGTGCTATGGCGGTGACATTACTAGGAAAAAGAAGTTGCTAGAGAAGCAAAAGGAAGGCAAGAAGCGCATGAAACGCGTGGGTTCTGTTGACATTCCTCAGGAAGCATTCCATGAGCTACTGAAAGTCTCCAACTCAAAATAG